In one window of Nakamurella sp. PAMC28650 DNA:
- a CDS encoding CpaF family protein → MATATEHIHDEVRELIRRRGVDPISDQRSTRALIDEVIGHYEERVPNSSLPPLIDRPGAARFVFDALAGFGPLQRFLDDREIEEIWVNQPGKVFIARNGISELTTTVLAPGELRDLVERMLKPSGRRLDLSSPFVDALLPDGSRLHAVIPDITREHLSLNIRKFIVAANGLEDLVARGSMTAHAARFLEASIIAGLNVIVAGGTQAGKTTLLNTLINSIPPRERVITCEEVFELRPNLPDVVAMQTRQPNLEGQGEIRLRRLIKEALRMRPSRIIVGEVRQEESLDLLIALNSGLPGMCSVHANSAREAVIKLCTLPLLAGENVTAAFVVPTVATSVDLVVQLGIDPNGHRRVREIVALPGRVESGVIEIADIFTSRGDELVRADGYPPHADRFVRHGIDLPALLAGSRQDNARF, encoded by the coding sequence ATGGCGACCGCCACCGAACACATCCACGACGAGGTCCGCGAGCTGATCCGCAGACGCGGGGTGGATCCCATCTCCGACCAACGATCCACCCGGGCCCTGATCGACGAGGTGATCGGCCACTACGAGGAGCGCGTGCCGAACTCCTCCCTGCCCCCGCTGATCGACCGGCCCGGCGCCGCCCGCTTCGTCTTCGACGCCCTGGCCGGCTTCGGCCCACTGCAGCGCTTCCTCGACGACCGCGAGATCGAGGAGATCTGGGTCAACCAGCCGGGCAAGGTGTTCATCGCGCGCAACGGCATCTCCGAGCTGACCACCACCGTCCTGGCCCCGGGGGAACTCCGTGACCTCGTCGAACGCATGCTCAAGCCCTCGGGGCGCCGGTTGGACCTGTCCTCCCCCTTCGTCGATGCCCTGCTGCCCGACGGGTCGCGGCTGCACGCCGTCATCCCGGACATCACCCGCGAGCACCTGTCCCTGAACATCCGCAAGTTCATCGTCGCGGCCAACGGACTGGAGGACCTGGTGGCGCGCGGGTCGATGACGGCGCACGCCGCCCGCTTCCTGGAGGCCTCGATCATCGCCGGGCTGAACGTGATCGTGGCCGGCGGCACCCAGGCGGGCAAGACGACCCTGTTGAACACGTTGATCAACTCGATCCCGCCGCGGGAGCGGGTGATCACCTGTGAGGAGGTCTTCGAACTGCGGCCCAACCTGCCCGACGTGGTGGCCATGCAGACACGGCAGCCGAACCTGGAGGGTCAGGGCGAGATCCGGCTGCGCCGGCTGATCAAGGAAGCGCTGCGGATGCGCCCGTCGCGGATTATCGTCGGCGAGGTCCGTCAGGAGGAGTCGCTCGATCTGCTGATCGCACTCAACTCGGGCCTGCCCGGCATGTGCAGCGTGCACGCCAACTCCGCCCGCGAGGCGGTGATCAAGCTGTGCACGCTCCCGCTGCTGGCCGGTGAGAACGTCACGGCCGCCTTCGTGGTGCCGACGGTCGCCACATCGGTCGATCTCGTCGTCCAGTTGGGCATCGACCCGAACGGGCACCGCCGGGTCCGGGAGATCGTCGCGCTGCCCGGCCGGGTCGAGAGCGGCGTCATCGAGATCGCCGACATCTTCACCTCGCGCGGTGACGAGTTGGTGCGCGCCGATGGCTATCCTCCGCACGCCGACCGATTCGTCCGGCACGGCATCGACCTCCCGGCGTTGTTGGCCGGATCACGCCAGGACAACGCCCGGTTCTGA